The following are encoded together in the Vigna unguiculata cultivar IT97K-499-35 chromosome 2, ASM411807v1, whole genome shotgun sequence genome:
- the LOC114174160 gene encoding ubiquitin-conjugating enzyme E2 variant 1A-like, whose translation MGSEGSSVVVPRNFRLLEELERGEKGIGDGTVSYGMDDADDIYMQSWTGTIIGPPGTVHEGRIYQLKLFCGKDYPDNPPSVRFQTRINMTCVNQESGVVEPHLFPMLANWKRERTMEDILLQLKKEMMSPQNRKLTQPPEGNEEARIDQKGLVVRCCIV comes from the exons ATGGGTTCCGAAGGATCCAGCGTCGTCG TTCCTAGGAATTTCAGATTATTGGAAGAGCTTGAGAGAGGTGAAAAGGGAATCGGAGATGGAACTGTTAGCTACGGAATGGATGATGCTGATGACATATACATGCAGTCGTGGACTGGGACTATTATTGGACCCCCTGGT ACTGTTCATGAAGGACGTATCTACCAGTTGAAATTGTTTTGTGGCAAGGATTACCCTGACAATCCTCCATCTGTTCGATTtcaaacaaggattaacatgaCATGTGTCAATCAAGAAAGTGGAGTG GTTGAGCCACATTTGTTTCCTATGCTTGCTAATTGGAAACGTGAGCGAACAATGGAAGACATTTTGTTGCAATTGAAGAAAGAAATGATGTCACCACAAAATCGGAAGCTAACTCAGCCTCCTGAAG GCAATGAAGAAGCCAGAATTGATCAAAAGGGTCTGGTGGTGAGATGTTGTATTGTGTAA
- the LOC114174158 gene encoding probable peroxygenase 4 translates to MAAISSSTNHSNNPKVDEKPIPHDQNVLQKHVEFFDRNQDGIIYPWETFQGFRAIGCGYLLSSAAAIFINASLSSKTRPGKFPSPLLPIEVKNIQKAKHGSDSSVYDSEGRFVPSKFEEIFRKHARTHPDALTSDELREMLKANREAKDYSGWLASFSEWKALYVLCKDSNGLLHRETIRAAYDGSLFEKMEKEHSQKKNK, encoded by the exons ATGGCTGCCATATCTTCTTCCACAAATCATAGCAACAATCCAAAGG TTGATGAGAAACCAATACCACACGATCAGAATGTTCTTCAGAAACACGTTGAGTTTTTCGACAGAAACCAGGATGGAATCATTTACCCATGGGAAACTTTTCaag GATTTCGTGCAATAGGTTGTGGATATTTATTATCATCCGCTGCAGCGATTTTCATCAATGCTAGTCTCAGTAGTAAAACTCGCCCg GGCAAATTTCCTTCTCCACTGCTACCAATTGAAGTAAAAAACATTCAGAAAGCAAAACATGGAAGTGATTCCAGTGTCTATGATAGTGAAGGAAG GTTTGTTCCttcaaaatttgaagaaatattCAGGAAGCATGCACGAACACACCCAGATGCTCTAACATCTGATGAACTAAGAGAGATGCTGAAGGCAAACAGAGAAGCGAAGGACTATAGCGGATg GCTTGCCAGCTTCTCCGAGTGGAAAGCCCTTTATGTTCTCTGCAAAGACAGTAATGGTTTACTACACAGAGAGACTATTCGAGCTGCTTACGATGGAAGCTTGtttgaaaaaatggaaaaagaacattcacagaagaaaaacaaatga
- the LOC114174157 gene encoding 60S acidic ribosomal protein P0 yields the protein MAPKQTKAEKKIAYDGKLCQLLEEYGQILVVNADNVGSNQLQNIRKGLRGDSVVLMGKNTMMKRSVRIHAEKTGNNVYLSLIPLLVGNVGLIFTKGDLKEVSEEVAKYKVGAPARVGLVAPIDVVVPPGNTGLDPSQTSFFQVLNIPTKINKGTVEIITPVELIRKGEKVGSSEAALLAKLGIRPFSYGLVVLSVYDNGSVFSPEVLDLTEDDLLEKFVAGVSMVTSLSLAISYPTLAAAPHMFVNAYKNVLSVAVETDYSFPEADKVKEYLKDPSKFAVAAVAAPAAASSAPAAAAKEEEKKEEPAEESDDDMGFSLFD from the exons ATGGCACCGAAACAAACCAAGGCTGAGAAGAAGATCGCTTACGATGGTAAGCTGTGCCAGCTTCTGGAAGAGTACGGTCAGATCCTCGTGGTGAACGCCGACAACGTGGGATCCAACCAGCTCCAGAACATTCGCAAGGGTCTCCGCGGTGACTCCGTCGTCCTCATGGGTAAGAACACCATGATGAAGCGCTCCGTCAGAATTCACGCTGAGAAGACCGGCAACAACGTCTATCTCAGCCTCATTCCTCTCCTTGTC GGCAATGTGGGATTGATTTTCACTAAGGGTGACTTGAAGGAAGTCAGTGAGGAGGTTGCTAAGTACAAG GTCGGTGCCCCTGCACGTGTTGGTCTGGTTGCCCCAATTGATGTCGTTGTTCCTCCTGGCAACACTGGTCTCGATCCATCTCAGACCTCTTTCTTCCAG GTGCTTAACATTCCAACCAAGATTAACAAGGGTACTGTGGAAATCATTACCCCTGTTGAACTCATTAGGAAGGGGGAAAAGGTTGGATCTTCTGAAGCTGCTTTGCTTGCCAAGCTTGGGATTAGGCCCTTCTCATATGGGCTTGTGGTCCTCTCTGTTTATGATAATGGCTCTGTGTTTAGTCCTGAGGTCCTTGATCTTACTGAGGATGACCTCCTTGAGAAATTTGTTGCTGGTGTCTCCATGGTTACTTCTCTTTCGTTGGCTATCTCGTACCCAACACTTGCAGCTGCACCACATATGTTTGTGAATGCCTACAAGAATGTTCTTTCCGTTGCTGTTGAGACAGATTATTCTTTCCCCGAGGCAGACAAGGTCAAGGAGTATCTGAAG GACCCAAGTAAATTTGCCGTAGCTGCTGTTGCTGCTCCTGCTGCTGCTTCTAGTGCTCCAGCTGCAGCAGCTAAGGAGGAGGAAAAGAAGGAAGAGCCCGCAGAAGAATCTGATGATGACATGGGTTTTAGTCTGTTTGATTAA
- the LOC114174416 gene encoding uncharacterized protein LOC114174416 has protein sequence MIDKHNVLAQSFRRVRDFIHDDDRLDFGLRLFRHRFKDPRVYNTPIVDEVAALIVGDLSTLDVGRDIIVKKVCGQLTRLHETHTCFIPLQYPLIFSYGEDGYQEDIPIRDCQRYGQSIKRIQISLREFIAFRIQDRKIEFGKVVHSRRLFQQFLVDTYIMIEAQRLSFIRNNQKLICSDILNGLQEVVNKGETHPSSIGKHVVLPASFIGGMRYMFNNCQDAMAICKRYDYPDLFITITCNVNWPEILDFVKSRGLTASDRPDIVCRVFKMKLDQMMTNFKKNNFFGKVNAVEFQKRGLPHAHILLWLSDSNKLENAKHINEVISAELPHPDLYPKLSKAVKTYMIHGPCGAARFNSPCMKEGRCSKFFPKKFRHKTTIDEDGYPVYRRSDDGLFVLKNGHKLGNGNVVPYSHLLLTRYQAHVNIEYCNKSNSIKYLFKYVNKCPDRATMKITDKKNDSTEMHIVDEIKRYYDCRYLSPCEAVWRIYGFDIHHRWPAVQRLTFHLQDQQTILFKDNDRIDDVLERNDNINTMFLAWFEANKRYEKGRNLTYAEFPTKFVCMSQQRQWKPRKQGYSIGKLTYVPPGLGECYYMRILLTKQKGSINHDSIKIINGKTFSTYQEACQELGLLADDKEFIDVIKEASHLASGNQLRRLFISLLIMNTMSKPKVVWDATWNLYADGFQMEEHDLHNLCLLEVEELLNSNGRSLTDYSSFPQPDLFNSFKFNNRFIIDELNYDKEEMEKLHHSLL, from the exons ATGATTGACAAACACAATGTTCTTGCTCAATCATTCAGAAGAGTAAGAGATTTTATACATGATGATGACCGTTTAGATTTTGGATTGAGGTTATTTAGACATCGCTTTAAGGATCCTAGAGTATACAATACGCCAATAGTAGATGAAGTCGCAGCATTGATAGTTGGTGATTTGAGCACCTTAGATGTAGGAAGAGACATCATTGTCAAGAAAGTTTGTGGTCAGTTGACGAGACTACATGAAACTCATACATGTTTCATTCCTCTGCAATATCCTTTGATTTTTTCATATGGAGAGGATGGTTATCAAGAGGATATTCCAATTAGAGATTGTCAAAGATATGGTCAAAGTATAAAGAGAATTCAGATTTCTTTACGAGAATTCATTGCTTTCAGAATACAAGATAGAAAGATTGAATTTGGTAAAGTTGTACACTCACGTAGattgtttcaacaatttttagTGGATACCTACATAATGATTGAAGCCCAAAGGTTGtcttttattagaaataatcaAAAACTCATTTGTTCCGATATTCTAAATGGGTTACAAGAAGTTGTTAACAAAGGTGAAACTCATCCTTCTTCCATTGGAAAGCATGTAGTTTTGCCAGCTTCATTTATAGGCGGCATGAGATACATGTTCAATAATTGCCAAGATGCTATGGCCATTTGTAAGAGGTATGACTATCCAGATTTGTTTATAACAATCACATGTAATGTCAATTGGCCTGAAATTcttgattttgtaaaatcaagAGGTTTAACTGCTTCAGATAGGCCAGACATTGTTTGCagagtttttaaaatgaaattagaccAAATGATGACTAATTTTAAGAAGAATAATTTCTTTGGCAAAGTCAATGCAG TTGAATTTCAAAAGAGAGGTCTGCCACATGctcatatattattatggttGAGTGACTCAAACAAGTTAGAAAATGCAAAGCACATAAATGAAGTAATCTCTGCTGAACTTCCTCATCCAGATCTGTATCCAAAACTTTCAAAGGCTGTTAAAACATATATGATACATGGTCCGTGCGGAGCTGCTAGATTCAACTCACCATGCATGAAAGAAGGTCGGTgttctaaattttttcctaaaaaatttaGACATAAAACTACAATTGATGAGGATGGATATCCTGTATATAGGCGTAGCGATGATGGTTTATTTGTGTTGAAAAATGGACATAAATTAGGTAATGGAAATGTTGTGCCTTATAGTCATCTTCTCTTAACGCGATATCAAGCTCATGTTAATATAGAATATTGTAACAAATCAAACTCAATCaagtatttgttcaaatatgtcaaCAAATGTCCTGATAGAGCCACAATGAAAATTACAGACAAAAAGAATGATTCTACAGAAATGCATATTGTTGATgagattaaaagatattatgATTGTAGATATTTATCTCCATGTGAAGCAGTTTGGAGAATTTATGGATTTGATATCCATCATAGATGGCCTGCTGTTCAGCGTTTAACTTTTCACCTACAAGATCAACaaacaattttgtttaaagataATGATAGAATTGATGATGTATTGGAAAGGAATGACAACATCAATACCATgtttctagcttggtttgaagctaacAAAAGATATGAGAAAGGAAGGAACTTGACCTATGCTGAATTTCCAACAAAGTTTGTTTGTATGTCTCAACAAAGGCAATGGAAACCAAGAAAGCAGGGTTATAGTATTGGAAAACTGACATATGTTCCTCCAGGATTGGGTGAATGCTATTACATGAGAATCTTACTGACAAAACAAAAAGGTTCTATTAATCATGATAGTATAAAGATAATTAATGGTAAAACATTCTCTACATACCAAGAGGCTTGCCAGGAATTGGGATTATTAGCAGATGACAAAGAATTCATTGATGTTATTAAAGAGGCTAGTCATCTTGCATCTGGAAATCAACTTAGAAGgttatttatttctttgttaaTCATGAATACAATGTCAAAGCCAAAAGTTGTTTGGGATGCAACTTGGAATTTATACGCAGATG gttTTCAAATGGAAGAACATGATTTACACAATTTGTGTCTCCTAGAAGTAGAAGAACTTTTAAATTCCAATGGGCGATCTTTAACAGATTATAGTTCCTTTCCTCAACCTGATCTttttaattcattcaaatttaataacagGTTCATTATTGATGAactaaattatgataaagaagaaATGGAGAAGCTACATCACTCTCTATTGTAG